A single window of Streptomyces aquilus DNA harbors:
- a CDS encoding TetR/AcrR family transcriptional regulator, translating to MAVAERAETGGEASQAGYHAQIKAENRARIIRAARDLFLARGYDKTSLAQIAKEARVSTGTLFKRYPTKAALFAAVTSEQWQLDVEYAAPPPPGDPRYGLDHIGRDYACLVARPGTAALCRLIITELPQMPELADIVGTGFAIDRGPFFDRLRDYLEAEAQAGTLDFRSADGQPLSASEVAEQFLGMICSQFLWPQLVRTDFVPPNPTDAAIVDEAVALMLSRYGTGS from the coding sequence ATGGCGGTGGCGGAACGAGCGGAAACCGGTGGCGAAGCGAGCCAGGCCGGGTATCACGCGCAGATCAAAGCGGAGAACCGCGCCCGCATCATCCGCGCCGCCCGCGACCTCTTCCTCGCCCGGGGATACGACAAGACCTCCCTCGCCCAGATCGCCAAGGAGGCCCGCGTCTCCACCGGCACCCTCTTCAAGCGGTACCCCACCAAGGCGGCGCTGTTCGCGGCCGTCACCTCCGAACAGTGGCAGCTGGACGTGGAGTACGCCGCGCCGCCGCCGCCCGGCGACCCCCGGTACGGTCTGGACCACATCGGCCGCGACTACGCCTGCCTGGTCGCGCGGCCGGGCACGGCGGCGCTGTGCCGCCTCATCATCACCGAGCTGCCTCAGATGCCGGAACTCGCCGACATCGTCGGCACCGGCTTCGCCATCGACCGTGGCCCGTTCTTCGACCGGCTCCGCGACTACCTGGAGGCCGAGGCGCAGGCGGGCACACTCGACTTCCGTTCGGCCGACGGACAGCCGCTGTCGGCATCCGAAGTGGCCGAACAGTTCCTCGGCATGATCTGCAGCCAGTTCCTGTGGCCCCAACTCGTACGGACCGACTTCGTCCCGCCCAACCCGACCGACGCCGCGATTGTGGACGAAGCGGTCGCCCTCATGCTCAGCCGCTACGGCACCGGATCCTGA
- a CDS encoding MarR family winged helix-turn-helix transcriptional regulator yields the protein MSEAPLVPGTVAEHTICLLVKLGQVAFRIAEDGLSATGLRVRHYSVLQALADNGAMPQLALGSFLRIDPATMVTSLDDLERAGYAERTRDPQDRRRYAVNITDDGRKVLADLNRTLAGLDTEILPDLGTTERHSLHALLSSLAESPALTAMFDAIREQSGAKRA from the coding sequence ATGTCCGAGGCTCCGCTGGTACCGGGGACGGTGGCCGAACACACCATCTGCCTGCTGGTCAAACTCGGACAGGTGGCATTCAGGATCGCCGAGGACGGCCTCAGCGCCACCGGCCTGCGCGTGCGCCACTACAGCGTCCTGCAGGCCCTGGCCGACAACGGGGCCATGCCGCAGCTGGCGCTCGGCTCGTTCCTGCGCATCGACCCGGCGACGATGGTGACGAGTCTCGACGACCTGGAGCGGGCCGGATACGCCGAGCGGACACGCGATCCGCAGGACCGACGCCGCTACGCCGTCAACATCACCGACGACGGGCGCAAGGTCCTCGCCGACCTCAACCGCACACTCGCCGGCCTCGACACCGAAATCCTCCCCGACCTCGGCACCACTGAGCGGCACTCGCTGCACGCCCTGTTGAGCAGCCTTGCCGAGAGTCCCGCTCTCACCGCCATGTTCGACGCCATCCGCGAGCAGAGCGGCGCGAAGAGGGCTTGA
- a CDS encoding SDR family oxidoreductase — MNRLAGKRALITGGTSGIGLETARRFLAEGADVLVTGVTPASIDRARQVLGDKVPVMHADARDLDAQRTLAKQVGEHFGKLDVAFLNAGVSDWRPFEDHTEDSYDRLFDINVKSVFFLTQALVPVLADPSSVILNASSSAHGGYGNSNAYAATKAAVGSLMRSWNADLLKSHGIRFNAVSPGPVDTPLYAKLGIEDPAVQAAVLERISAGIPLGRMGLPEEVAEAVVYLASDAAAFAVGQDLILDGGQTVL, encoded by the coding sequence ATGAATCGTCTTGCGGGCAAGCGTGCCCTCATCACCGGCGGCACGAGCGGGATCGGTCTGGAGACCGCCCGACGTTTCCTCGCGGAGGGGGCCGACGTACTGGTCACCGGCGTGACCCCCGCCAGCATCGACAGGGCCCGGCAGGTCCTCGGGGACAAGGTGCCCGTCATGCATGCCGACGCCCGCGATCTCGATGCGCAGCGCACCCTGGCCAAGCAGGTGGGTGAGCACTTCGGGAAACTGGACGTGGCGTTCCTGAACGCGGGCGTCTCGGACTGGCGGCCCTTCGAGGACCACACGGAGGACAGCTACGACCGGCTCTTCGACATCAACGTCAAGAGCGTCTTCTTCCTCACCCAGGCCCTGGTGCCCGTGCTGGCCGACCCGTCCTCGGTCATCCTCAACGCGTCCAGCAGCGCGCACGGCGGATACGGGAACTCGAACGCCTACGCCGCGACGAAGGCGGCCGTCGGCTCCCTGATGCGCTCGTGGAACGCGGACCTGCTCAAGTCGCACGGCATCCGCTTCAACGCGGTCAGCCCCGGCCCGGTGGACACCCCGCTGTACGCCAAGCTCGGGATCGAGGACCCCGCGGTGCAGGCGGCGGTCCTGGAGCGGATCAGCGCCGGCATCCCGCTGGGCCGCATGGGTCTGCCGGAGGAGGTCGCGGAAGCCGTCGTGTACCTGGCCTCCGACGCCGCCGCCTTCGCGGTGGGCCAGGACCTTATCCTGGACGGCGGCCAGACCGTCCTCTGA
- a CDS encoding acyl-CoA dehydrogenase family protein → MTSTPARQSDRLYHELLAPKETQSVRATVRRIAEQEVAPHAAAIANGDERTDGFPRQVFDALASAGVFRIPFPGEVGGDGLTHPATATAAAIEELAYYSSSVAAVFDVHCILAGNALRQGTEEQQQRWLPKVAEGSVVGAFATTEPDASSDLSPQAVRTEAVRTETGWVLNGHKRWISNSPVAAFVVVLARTGERLSMFIVDTTLPGVHVGLADRKMGNRGQLTADIRFSGVHLTDDDLLGGTEGHGLRHALSTLTYGRIGIAAAGVGMAQAAFDHTVAHLSTRHAFGKPVAANQHWQFLLAERATEIDNARTLVTKAALRLDAGNPSPEPEAAMAKYYATKLSVDMARDAVQAFGGLGFARELGADGSPGPVEAIYRDSKIGEIYEGTNEIQKWVIARQIFGRAIVG, encoded by the coding sequence ATGACTTCCACCCCCGCACGCCAGAGCGACCGGCTCTACCACGAGCTCCTCGCCCCCAAAGAGACCCAGTCCGTACGCGCCACCGTGCGCCGGATCGCGGAGCAAGAAGTGGCTCCGCACGCCGCGGCGATCGCGAACGGCGACGAGCGCACCGACGGCTTCCCCCGGCAGGTGTTCGACGCGCTCGCATCGGCGGGGGTCTTCCGGATCCCCTTCCCCGGCGAGGTCGGCGGCGACGGTCTGACCCACCCGGCGACCGCCACCGCAGCGGCGATCGAGGAACTGGCCTACTACTCCAGCAGCGTCGCGGCCGTCTTCGACGTGCACTGCATCCTGGCGGGCAACGCCCTGCGGCAGGGCACCGAGGAGCAGCAGCAGCGCTGGCTGCCCAAGGTCGCGGAGGGGTCCGTGGTCGGCGCGTTCGCCACCACCGAGCCGGACGCCTCCAGCGACCTGTCTCCGCAGGCCGTTCGGACCGAGGCCGTACGCACCGAGACCGGCTGGGTGCTCAACGGCCACAAGCGGTGGATCTCCAACTCGCCCGTGGCCGCGTTCGTGGTGGTGCTCGCCCGCACCGGCGAGCGGCTGAGCATGTTCATCGTCGACACAACGCTTCCGGGCGTTCACGTCGGCCTCGCCGACCGCAAGATGGGCAACCGCGGCCAGCTCACCGCGGACATCCGCTTCTCGGGCGTCCACCTGACCGACGACGACCTCCTCGGCGGCACCGAGGGACACGGACTGCGCCACGCACTGTCCACCCTCACCTACGGCCGGATCGGCATCGCGGCCGCCGGGGTCGGCATGGCACAGGCCGCCTTCGACCACACCGTGGCCCACCTGTCGACGCGCCACGCCTTCGGCAAGCCGGTGGCCGCCAACCAGCACTGGCAGTTCCTGCTCGCCGAGCGGGCCACCGAGATCGACAACGCCCGCACCCTCGTCACCAAGGCGGCCCTTCGCCTGGACGCCGGCAACCCGTCCCCGGAACCCGAGGCCGCGATGGCGAAGTACTACGCCACCAAGCTGTCGGTGGACATGGCACGCGACGCCGTCCAGGCTTTCGGAGGCCTCGGCTTCGCACGCGAACTCGGCGCCGACGGAAGCCCCGGCCCCGTCGAGGCGATCTACCGGGACAGCAAGATCGGCGAGATATACGAGGGCACCAACGAGATCCAGAAGTGGGTCATCGCCCGGCAGATCTTCGGCCGGGCCATCGTCGGCTGA